From Sander lucioperca isolate FBNREF2018 chromosome 14, SLUC_FBN_1.2, whole genome shotgun sequence, the proteins below share one genomic window:
- the sec14l7 gene encoding SEC14-like protein 2: MSGRVGDLSPKQAEHLTQFRARIQDIVPSLPAQHDHYLLRWLRARSFNVEKAEAMIRKHVEFRRKMNVDSIISDWKPPEVIEEYVSGGMCGYDREGSPIWYDIIGPLDPKGLLLSATKQDFLKSKIRHTEMMQRECRRQSEKLGKNVEAISLIYDCEGLGLKHIWKPAIETYGEILTMYEENYPEGLKQVFLIKAPKMFPMAYNLIKHFLCEETRRKINVLGSNWQEVLRQHIDPDQLPVAYGGTRTDPDGDPRCRTMINYGGTVPRSYYVQDSVKVEYDGSVTVSRGSVFQLEYDVTAASSLLRWQFASDGADIGFGVYRRTKKGGGQKVAEMLQVLPSERYNAHLVPEDSCLTCTEPGVYVLCFDNSYSILQSKRVSYKVEVLPPPDGQTQSPRSRGD, translated from the exons atgagCGGACGAGTCGGAGACCTCAGCCCGAAACAGGCTGAACATTTAACTCag TTCCGGGCGAGGATCCAGGACATCGTCCCCTCGCTGCCCGCGCAGCACGACCACTACCTCCTGCGCTGGCTCCGAG cTCGAAGCTTCAACGTTGAGAAAGCTGAAGCCATGATCAGAAAG catGTGGAGTTCAGGAGGAAGATGAATGTGGACTCCATCATATCTGACTGGAAACCTCCAGAG GTGATCGAGGAGTACGTGTCTGGAGGGATGTGTGGTTACGACCGAGAGGGGAGCCCCATCTGGTATGACATCATCGGCCCCCTGGACCCTAAAGGTCTGTTGCTGTCGGCAACCAAACAGGACTTCCTGAAGTCCAAGATCCGACACACGGAGATGATGCAGAGGGAGTGTCGGAGGCAGTCGGAGAAG ttgggGAAGAACGTTGAAGCGATCTCTCTGATCTACGACTGTGAAGGACTGGGACTGAAACACATCTGGAAACCGGCTATTGAGACTTACGGAGAG ATCCTCACCATGTATGAAGAGAACTATCCCGAGGGGCTGAAACAAGTCTTTCTTATCAAAG CTCCTAAAATGTTCCCCATGGCCTACAACCTGATCAAACACTTTCTATGTGAGGAGACCAGACGCAAGATCAACGTTTTAGGAA GTAACTGGCAGGAAGTGTTGCGTCAGCACATCGACCCGGATCAGCTCCCTGTGGCGTACGGAGGAACCCGGACTGACCCTGATGGAGACCCTCGCTGCAGAACCATG atAAATTACGGCGGTACCGTTCCCCGGTCGTACTACGTTCAGGACTCGGTGAAGGTTGAGTACGACGGCAGCGTGACGGTCAGCCGAGGCTCCGTCTTTCAGCTGGAGTACGATGTTACAGCCGCCAGCAGCCTGCTGAG GTGGCAGTTTGCCAGTGATGGAGCAGATATCGGGTTTGGAGTGTACAGACGGACCAAAAAGGGCGGCGGACAGAAAGTGGCGGAGATGCTGCAGGTTCTGCCCAGCGAACGCTACAACGCACACCTGGTCCCTGAAGACAGCTGCCTCACCTGCACCGAGCCCGGAGTCT